In Candidatus Baltobacteraceae bacterium, one genomic interval encodes:
- a CDS encoding gamma-glutamyl-gamma-aminobutyrate hydrolase family protein (Members of this family of hydrolases with an active site Cys residue belong to MEROPS family C26.), whose protein sequence is MIRIALSYTGAGDRFEEYPAALDSVAAELGLEVELVWLASASGESAALDDSFDGLLLTGGVDVDPARYGRPDAAEYALDVDRRRDRIELAALDAAHRGRRAVLGICRGAQLLNVWAGGTLVPDLAGHRSADERDIEHPVELTADSLVGALAGTPRSIVNSSHHQAAERLAAPFRPTAAAPDGTIEAFERTQSLPGPYLLGVQWHPERMSRTA, encoded by the coding sequence ATGATCCGCATCGCGTTGAGCTATACCGGGGCCGGCGATCGATTCGAGGAGTATCCCGCCGCCCTGGATTCGGTGGCGGCCGAGCTCGGGCTCGAGGTCGAGCTCGTGTGGCTGGCGAGCGCGTCAGGTGAGTCGGCGGCGCTCGACGATTCGTTCGATGGGCTCCTCCTGACGGGCGGCGTGGACGTCGATCCCGCCCGCTACGGACGTCCCGATGCGGCCGAGTACGCCCTCGACGTCGATCGGCGGCGCGACCGAATCGAGCTGGCCGCCCTGGACGCCGCCCATCGCGGGCGCCGGGCCGTCCTAGGCATCTGTCGCGGTGCCCAGCTCCTCAACGTCTGGGCCGGCGGCACGCTTGTTCCCGACCTCGCGGGTCATCGCAGCGCAGACGAGCGCGATATCGAACACCCCGTTGAGTTGACGGCCGATTCACTCGTCGGCGCCCTGGCCGGAACGCCGCGCTCGATCGTCAACAGTTCACACCATCAAGCCGCCGAGCGCCTAGCCGCACCCTTCCGCCCGACGGCCGCCGCCCCCGACGGCACGATCGAAGCCTTCGAACGCACGCAATCGCTCCCCGGCCCCTATCTCCTGGGCGTTCAATGGCATCCGGAACGAATGTCCCGCACCGCC
- a CDS encoding HD domain-containing protein — MSHPLDERLAAVLPSGSLFAVGGRVRDELRAEIERVAVAGKDRDYVVVGHSFAELREALERIGRVDLVGASFAVIKLSVEGETVDVSLPRRERSVGVGHRDFDVESGPDVPLRDDLARRDFRMNMIARALPSGELIDPYEGRADIAARRIDILTGDAFNEDPLRMLRAAQFAARFGYGVSDQARSAMAAAAPLVRSVSAERVAEELTKLFVRAPQPSIGLELLRETGVLAHVWPELLEGDGIEQNEWHAHDVYRHNLATVDAIAAGDLIARLAALLHDVGKPRVKDGPHFYRHEHVGADLVVAMLERYRFAGDVVTATEHLVRQHMYSQDPALGDAAIRRFIRRIGVANLRRQFALRHADIAGSGLPKRDDSNERFEARVWAEVARKPAFSVKDLQIDGAAVIDTMVRRGQAAPGFRGDRRVGEALAYLFEQVTDAPERNERNTLQTLLEQYLDAHRGAGRA; from the coding sequence GTGTCACACCCGCTCGACGAACGCTTGGCCGCCGTTCTGCCGTCCGGCAGCCTGTTTGCCGTTGGCGGGCGCGTGCGCGACGAGCTCCGGGCCGAGATCGAGCGCGTCGCCGTGGCCGGCAAGGATCGCGATTACGTCGTCGTCGGGCACTCGTTTGCCGAGTTGCGCGAGGCGCTCGAGCGCATCGGCCGCGTCGACTTGGTCGGCGCTTCGTTCGCGGTTATCAAACTCAGCGTCGAAGGCGAGACCGTTGACGTATCGTTACCGCGACGCGAACGATCGGTCGGCGTCGGGCATCGTGACTTCGATGTTGAGAGCGGCCCCGACGTTCCGCTGCGCGACGATCTCGCCCGCCGCGACTTTCGCATGAACATGATCGCGCGCGCGCTTCCGTCGGGCGAATTGATCGATCCGTACGAAGGCCGAGCCGACATCGCGGCGCGCCGAATCGATATTCTAACGGGCGATGCGTTTAACGAAGACCCGTTGCGAATGCTGCGCGCGGCGCAATTCGCGGCGCGTTTCGGTTACGGCGTCAGCGACCAAGCGCGCTCGGCGATGGCGGCGGCCGCGCCGCTCGTACGAAGCGTCTCCGCCGAACGCGTCGCCGAGGAATTGACGAAACTCTTCGTGCGCGCGCCGCAGCCGTCGATCGGGCTCGAACTGTTGCGCGAAACCGGCGTACTCGCGCACGTTTGGCCGGAGCTGCTCGAAGGCGACGGCATCGAACAGAACGAGTGGCACGCGCACGACGTGTACCGGCACAACCTCGCGACCGTCGACGCAATCGCGGCCGGCGATTTGATCGCGCGCTTGGCCGCGCTCTTGCACGACGTCGGAAAGCCGCGCGTCAAAGACGGTCCGCATTTTTACCGGCACGAACACGTCGGAGCCGACCTCGTCGTGGCGATGCTGGAGCGTTACCGGTTTGCCGGCGACGTCGTGACGGCGACCGAGCACTTGGTTCGCCAGCACATGTACAGCCAGGATCCCGCACTCGGCGACGCGGCGATTCGCCGGTTTATCCGGCGCATCGGCGTGGCCAATCTCCGCCGGCAGTTCGCGCTGCGCCACGCCGATATCGCCGGGAGCGGACTGCCCAAGCGCGACGACAGCAACGAGCGCTTCGAAGCTCGCGTCTGGGCCGAGGTCGCCCGCAAGCCGGCCTTTTCGGTGAAAGATCTGCAGATCGACGGCGCCGCCGTGATCGACACGATGGTGCGTCGCGGGCAGGCGGCGCCGGGCTTTCGCGGCGATCGTCGCGTCGGCGAGGCGCTCGCGTACCTCTTCGAGCAGGTCACCGATGCGCCCGAGCGTAACGAGCGCAACACGCTCCAAACGCTCCTCGAGCAGTACCTGGACGCCCATCGCGGCGCCGGACGCGCGTAG
- a CDS encoding AAA family ATPase → MNGFRGIPKLSRIIALVNQKGGVGKSTTTVNLGAALGVLGKKVLVVDLDPQGNTTTGLGVNKAHVKRDIYDMLLHHSPISDVLKHTEIDGLHLIPATINLAGAEIELVSALSRENRLKGVLAPIAGNYDYVLIDCPPSLGLLTINALTATQEIIIPVQAEYYALEGLSQLTAVVRRVQEALNPKLHVSGVLVTMFDGRTKLAMEVLDELNAYFPRQMFKTQIPRNVRLSEAPSFGKPVILFDVKSRGAQAYLSLAREMLEAQSGVVA, encoded by the coding sequence TTGAACGGTTTTAGGGGGATTCCGAAGCTGTCGCGAATCATCGCGCTCGTAAATCAGAAAGGCGGCGTCGGCAAGAGCACGACGACCGTCAATCTTGGCGCTGCCCTAGGCGTTCTCGGCAAAAAAGTGCTGGTCGTCGATCTCGATCCGCAAGGCAACACGACGACGGGGCTCGGCGTCAACAAAGCGCACGTCAAGCGCGACATCTACGATATGCTGCTGCACCATTCGCCGATCTCGGACGTGCTCAAGCATACCGAGATCGACGGGCTGCATCTCATTCCCGCGACGATCAATTTAGCCGGCGCGGAGATCGAACTGGTTAGCGCCCTCTCGCGCGAGAACCGGCTCAAAGGCGTGCTCGCGCCGATCGCCGGCAACTACGATTACGTGCTGATCGATTGCCCGCCGTCGCTCGGTCTACTCACCATCAACGCCCTTACCGCGACGCAAGAGATCATCATTCCCGTGCAAGCCGAGTACTACGCGCTCGAGGGGCTCTCGCAGCTCACCGCCGTCGTGCGCCGCGTGCAAGAAGCGCTCAATCCGAAGCTGCACGTGTCGGGCGTTCTCGTTACGATGTTCGACGGGCGCACGAAACTCGCCATGGAAGTGCTCGATGAACTCAACGCCTATTTCCCGCGCCAAATGTTCAAGACGCAGATTCCGCGTAACGTGCGTCTCTCCGAAGCGCCGTCGTTTGGCAAGCCGGTGATCTTATTCGACGTCAAGTCGCGCGGCGCGCAGGCGTACCTTTCGCTGGCGCGCGAAATGCTCGAAGCGCAGAGCGGGGTGGTGGCATGA
- a CDS encoding ParB/RepB/Spo0J family partition protein, whose protein sequence is MTANQRRGLGRGLGALLGESPISMGPRTEGNVRDIAIGEITPNPFQPRKSFDPQTLDELKRSIAEFGVLVPVIVRERNGAFELIAGERRWRASAALQNATIPAIVRASDDRDSLEIAIIENLQREDLNALEEAAGIAHLIEEYNFTQEQAAERLGRSRPAIANALRLLGLPEAIKTMLVASRLTAGHARALLAAPESHRLALAERAANEGMTVRALERLAMAFSAPPEPKPVVLERTLSPEQRAFESQLRTKLGTHVALRRGGKGGKIEIRYGSEKDLIRIADLLVGQID, encoded by the coding sequence ATGACCGCGAACCAACGGCGCGGCCTCGGCCGCGGGCTCGGCGCATTATTAGGCGAGTCGCCGATCTCGATGGGACCCCGCACCGAGGGGAACGTTCGCGACATCGCAATCGGCGAGATCACGCCCAACCCATTTCAGCCGCGCAAGAGTTTCGATCCTCAAACGCTCGACGAACTCAAGCGTTCGATCGCCGAGTTCGGCGTGCTGGTACCGGTCATCGTGCGCGAACGAAACGGCGCGTTCGAACTGATCGCGGGCGAGCGGCGGTGGCGCGCTTCCGCGGCGTTGCAGAACGCCACGATCCCGGCGATCGTGCGCGCGAGCGACGATCGCGACAGTCTCGAGATCGCGATTATCGAGAACTTACAGCGCGAAGATCTCAACGCGCTCGAGGAGGCCGCCGGCATCGCGCATCTCATCGAGGAGTACAATTTCACGCAAGAGCAGGCGGCGGAGCGTTTGGGCCGGTCGCGCCCGGCCATCGCCAATGCGCTGCGTTTGCTGGGGCTGCCCGAAGCGATCAAAACGATGCTCGTTGCGAGCCGGTTGACGGCCGGCCACGCGCGCGCGTTGCTCGCGGCACCCGAGTCGCATCGGCTCGCGCTCGCCGAGCGCGCCGCGAACGAGGGGATGACGGTGCGGGCGCTCGAGCGATTGGCGATGGCCTTTAGCGCGCCGCCCGAACCCAAACCCGTCGTACTCGAGCGGACGCTCTCGCCCGAGCAGCGCGCGTTCGAATCGCAGCTGCGAACGAAACTCGGAACGCACGTCGCGCTGCGCCGCGGCGGCAAGGGCGGAAAGATCGAGATCCGTTACGGCAGCGAGAAGGACCTGATTCGCATCGCCGACCTGCTCGTGGGCCAGATAGACTAG
- a CDS encoding thiamine phosphate synthase → MSRAYLAQRLHGIYAIVNEGSPDPVDLTRAILAGGAHIVQYRAKTGIVPMHARALRDLTRAAGALFVLNDAWRDVLAYDADGVHLGPDDARPDELAAIRTALSDRLIGVSCGTLDEVRAANRRDLDYIGVGSVYATTSKPDAGEPIGLRGLRAATALARVPVAAIGGITRARLPEIASAGAAMAAVIAEIAQSADPRRATAGLVEMWKAGA, encoded by the coding sequence GTGAGCCGCGCGTATTTGGCGCAGCGGCTGCACGGCATCTACGCGATCGTCAACGAAGGCTCGCCGGACCCCGTCGACCTGACGCGCGCGATTCTCGCCGGCGGCGCGCACATCGTGCAGTACCGGGCAAAAACCGGAATCGTTCCGATGCACGCGCGCGCACTCCGCGACCTCACGCGCGCGGCCGGCGCGCTGTTCGTTTTGAACGACGCCTGGCGCGACGTGCTCGCGTACGATGCCGACGGCGTCCATCTGGGACCCGACGACGCGCGTCCCGACGAACTCGCGGCGATTCGAACGGCGCTCTCGGACCGATTGATCGGCGTCTCCTGCGGAACGCTCGACGAAGTTCGGGCCGCAAATCGGCGCGATCTCGACTACATCGGCGTCGGCAGCGTCTACGCGACCACTTCGAAGCCCGATGCCGGCGAACCGATCGGCCTGCGCGGACTGCGTGCGGCCACGGCCTTGGCGCGCGTGCCGGTCGCGGCGATCGGCGGGATCACGCGCGCGCGGCTGCCGGAGATCGCGTCGGCGGGCGCCGCGATGGCCGCCGTCATCGCAGAGATCGCGCAATCGGCCGATCCGCGGCGCGCCACCGCCGGCCTGGTGGAGATGTGGAAAGCCGGCGCGTGA